Proteins encoded in a region of the Vicia villosa cultivar HV-30 ecotype Madison, WI linkage group LG5, Vvil1.0, whole genome shotgun sequence genome:
- the LOC131604777 gene encoding uncharacterized protein LOC131604777, with protein MAPFEALYARRCRTPLCWHESGEGVVLGPEIVRETTDKVKLIQENMKASQSRQKSYHDMRRKELEFESGDHVFLRVTPVTGVGRALKSKKLTPRFIGPYQITQRVGSFAYRVALPPNLSNLHDVFHVSQLRKYVPDPSHVIHMDDVQVRENLTVETMPIRITDREIKSLRGKDIPLVKVVWTGAIGESMTWEIESKMRDSYPKLFEQVIGVFGV; from the exons atggcaccttttgaagcgttgTACGCTCGGAGGTGTAGAACTCCACTATGTTGGCACGAATCCGGAGAAGGCGTAGTACTTGGACCGGAAATTGTACGAGAAACTACAGATAAGGTAAAGTTAATCCAAGAAAATATGAAGGCTTCACAGAGTAGACAGAAAAGCTATCATGATATGCGAAGGAAGGAGTTAGAATTTGAATCGGGTGACCATGTGTTTCTAAGAGTCACGCCTGTGACTGGTGTTGGTCGTGCCCTGAAGTCTAAGAAGTTGACTCCACgatttattggtccttatcaaatTACACAGAGAGTTGGGTCCTTTGCTTATAGGGTGGCATTACCGCCTAACCTGTCGAAtctgcacgatgtgtttcatgtgtcacaacttcGGAAGTATGTTCCAGACCCATCTCACgtgattcatatggatgatgtgcaagtaagAGAGAATCTTACAGTAGAGACGATGCCGATTCGGATCACAGATCGTGAGATAAAGTCCCTTAGAGGTAAAGATATTCCGTTGGTGAAAGTAGTCTGGACGGGGGCTATCGGAGAAAGCATGACGTGGGAGATAGAGAGCAAGATGAGGGACTCCTACCCCAAGTTGTTTGAACAAG TTATTGGTGTATTTGGTGTTTAA